The window TTGGCCTGCCGGGAAATCCAGTTCCGACTCTTACGTCATTCATTCAATTTGTGAGACCTGCGTTACTTAGATTAATGGGTGCAACAAGGGTAAAAAAACCAATCGTTAACGCATTTCTTGAAGAAGATATCAATTCGGGCAAAGTTCATCATCTATTGAGGGGCTACTTTACTATTAAAAATAATGAATTTTACGTTTCGACAACAGGCAATCAAAAGCCATCCGTACTTCGTTCAATGAGCGACGCGAACTGTCTGATAATCATTCCGGAAAATATCATAAAAGTAAAGGCAGGAGAAAAAGTAGCGATTCAATTAATTGAACATAATGAGATATAATATTCACCATATCTCCGTTATCCGTTCAGCGCGCCTGACAATTCTACTATTTTCCGGATGACTGCTTCATCGCACTCCATCCGTCTGGCGAGTACGGATATTTTTGAAGCCGGAACGGGCTCTCCACGGATGATATCCGCCTTTTTCATGGCAATTTCGGCAGAGGGTTTCGGATCTTCGGCCGGGAGGTAAATCACGCATTCAGGGGTGATCTCCTCGAGTATGCGGTTGCTCTCGATTATCAGAAAACGCGCGTTGCCGTGCTCGGCGGCGATGCTTGAAAAGCCGGTCCCCATAGGGTATAGATGACCATCTTTGCCGGGTTTACGCGCATGGTGGCCGATTTTTATTCGTACTGCGCCGGGCAGCAGTTTGCACAGTGCACGTGAAAGCTGTGTCTTCCCAACATTGGAACGCGCGCCTGAAACGACAATAACCTTCATATTACTTAAAACAACCGGTGTGATTCATCACTCTTCCTCTTTGAGAAACAATTGATGATATTCAGGCTCAGTCAGATATCTTTTCAGCATTTTACTTGTAACCTCAAATACCTCAGTTAAATCGTCGTCGCTCATCCGTCTCAGAATTGTTTGCATCAAATCGTCATCCGAAAATTTCTGCAGGTACACCTGTACTGTATTCTCATCGGATTGCCTGTCCAGACCATACCCCAATAGACCGTCAAACGTTTCTACAAAACAATGTGAGTGCTTTGTCATAACGACACCTTGTTTCCTTTTTAATTTCATTATATCAAATCCGGCGCGAGATATTAACTATTCAATGGTAAAATGAGTACCCCCGCCGATTCCCGATGCATATCTTAACGGAATAATTTAAAAGCCCCGCGTTTTTTTTGCGGGGCTTTTAAATTCAACACTGCAATCCCGTTGCTTCACGCAACTTCTTTTTCTTTGCTCTTTCTGACTATAGCTCTTTGATCTTCGGGGAGCGGAGGCGGAACGGCCTCGCCGACGATCTTTGTCACCGCGCCAAATCGAGGAGGACACGCTTCAAAACAGGTTCCGCATTTTATGCATTTCTCCTGATCGATCACGTGGACTTGGCCCTTGGCGCTGATAATCGCCTCTACGGGGCATCTCCTCGCGCAGGTCATACAGGCCTGGCACTTTGTCGGGTCGATATAGTACGAGGCCACTTCACGGAATAATGCGTCTATCTCGTCTTTCGTGAAAAATGTGTCATATTCGTCCGGGTTCTCAAGGCGTGTCCCCAGCTTTTCGTTTTTTATCACCTTAATGTAAGGGACCAGCTTTGTAAGTTCTGCAAGCCTGGACTTTAATTCTTCTTTATCAATCCCTTCGGCTTTGCCGAGTGGTCCTATTGTTTTCACATTCTTGACAAAATCATTCACAGATTCGACAAAAACATTTGCTTCGGCACCGGACATAAATGCGATCCTTAACCGTTCAGGGTTCAGCCCTATGTGTTCCATTAATTTTTTACAGAGCAGCACCATGTTAAGCGCATGGTAATTTCCATGAGTGATATAATTACATTCATTTAAATGGCAACCACCAATAAATACTCCATCTATTCCGTTTGAGAAGGCTCTGAGCACAAATGCCAGGTCAACTCTACCGGAACACATGACCCGTATAATCCTCATTTCAGTTGTATATTGCAGTCTGGAAACTCCAGCCAGGTCAGCAGCTCCGTATACTCACCAATTGCATGCAAAGCCCAAAATTCTTGGTTTAAATTTAGATCCTGTACCCATCGTTTCCACCTCCTTTGTCAGTAATCCCGGCTACATCCATTCGTACGCTTCTACACATTTCCTGCCGCCTTATCAATTTGCTGTATGATCTCTTCTTCTGGAACCACCGTATCAATTTCGGCTACCAGTTCTTCATCGGTATAGTGCTTAAGTGTTATAGCCCCTGTCGGACACTTTGAGTTGCAGAGACCATCTCCTTTACAGAGAACAGGATTAATTACAGCCTTTTTGCCTTGTTTTGTATCACGAAGTTCTAAGGCACCATAG is drawn from Syntrophorhabdaceae bacterium and contains these coding sequences:
- a CDS encoding hydrogenase iron-sulfur subunit, translating into MGTGSKFKPRILGFACNWUVYGAADLAGVSRLQYTTEMRIIRVMCSGRVDLAFVLRAFSNGIDGVFIGGCHLNECNYITHGNYHALNMVLLCKKLMEHIGLNPERLRIAFMSGAEANVFVESVNDFVKNVKTIGPLGKAEGIDKEELKSRLAELTKLVPYIKVIKNEKLGTRLENPDEYDTFFTKDEIDALFREVASYYIDPTKCQACMTCARRCPVEAIISAKGQVHVIDQEKCIKCGTCFEACPPRFGAVTKIVGEAVPPPLPEDQRAIVRKSKEKEVA